ACCAAGTGCTCGATTATCATTGGCATTTGACAAAGCAGCACCTTCAACCCCACTTAATGCCAAATAGAGCCGACCCCACAAAAATGCATACACAGTGAGGAGAATCATCATGGTATTGAAGAAAAAGCCAACGGTTGtataaaagaaagaaagcatTCGGAAGAAGTCCAGCCGATGACCCAACCTATAAACATCTCGACTTAGTATCTGCTCACCATTCCCGCTGGCAACCTTGGCTTCAAACATAGAGATCTGATTCAGCCCAACATCCCTTCCCTTTCCAACTTGGATGTATTCATGGTGGGTAACATTTCCACCTCTCAATGTGCAATTGAATCCAGCAAAAATATCCTCACTGATGTTGATTACTCTGGAAGCCTTGCTTATACCTCCCCGAGTTAGAAACCAAAACCTGTCAAACACATCAGGATGCCCATAATGCATCCGAACTTTCAATGGATTTGCTAAAACACGCTGCCCCAAGGTCACAAAGCTCGTCTCCTGAGCAGACATAAACCAAGCAAGTGATGATACAGAACCTGTAAAAATGTGCTCCCGAACTCCTAGGATGGTAGGTTTTCTGATACCATAGTAGGACTTGAATTCCTCCAAGAGATTCCGCATCTTCAGAGCTTCCTCAAAGTAGTTATCCTGGTTCATGTCGATGGTCTGAACTGCATCTCCTCTGGTGAATATAATGgcgtggttttgattctctGGTTTCCCTTCACCAAGCTTCACTGGACCAGGCAGCTTGACCCGATATAGCTCAACTTCCTTCTTCAACTTCTGGTCATACTTCACCAGGACAGAGTAATACTCTTTCTCATCCCTCCCTGATTGCACCTCATCAACGTAGGCAACACGAAGTGCTTCGTTAATCTTCATCAAATAAAGTATCTCTTCAGCATGGGGATCCTTCTTTGCCTTTTGAGAACCATAAATCTGGCATGCAACTACATAAGTAAATTTCATTAAAGCTGTTCCGCGCTCGTGCCCTTTATAAATAAGACTGACTGAACTACTGGCTCTGCTCAAAGTTCTTGAAGAAGGAGACTGATCTAAGCTCAAACGGTCCGCTTCATCATTACGCCTCATGGAACTCAGTTGCTGAGATCCTTCTCTCATGTCCACCTCAGAAGCAGAATCCAGAAAAGCCAGCAACTCAAGGGCACGGTAGTAATACATCATTCCCCTCACTGTGCGGGTGAGTGTCTGGCCTCTGTATGACGCCCATAATCGAAGATCTCTCAGCCTCTCATTCCACAGTTCTCTTTCACTTTTCATCCCTTCCCTACGCATCCTCTCAATGAAGTTCCTCCAGTCACTAGCATAAATGGTTTGCATGTAGTAAAGGGTTGAAATCCCATCTTCATTCTCAGTTCGTAGCTGTTCCTTGCTGAATAGCACCTCCTCGTTGTAGTATGGGGTAAGAACACTGAAGGCTCTCATTTTCTCAACTTGAGGAGCATGAGGCATGTTCATGAACAAGGAATTACTGAAGAAGGCAATTCTACGCCTTGCCTCAAGATTTTCTGGAACTTTTTGCATGGAATCATGAGAGGTGAGAATGGTATGCAACCTCCGAACACGACGATAGAAAGTTTCATTACTTGCACTAGGCAACTCAACAGCACTCTGAAAAAGCAACGCTTCACCAGAAACTGCCCTTTGAGGAGCCAGACCATCTGCAATCAGCTGGTCGCTGTTTCTCGGATCTTTCAGGAAATCTCTGATAGCCACCTCATAAAGGGCCTGAAGTGCATTCACCACCTTATCAGCATTTTTATCAGGCTTGACGATAAGATCAAGAAGACGGACCAACTTATCATAGATCTTGGGGAGGGCAGTCAGTTTATAGGATTTTGTGAATTTCTCCAGCTGTAtaaattgatcaatttcttggaAATAAGTTCTGATTATGGAGCGCTCCTCAGAATCGTACTTCACAATTGCGGGCAAAAAATGCTTTAAGCTGTCGTATGCTTCAATAACTGCACATCTTCGATACTCAGACTTGCAGATCTTATACCAAAGCCACCTGTCAGGAGCATCTATTAATTCTTTTGCCTGGCTCAGTGCAAGAAGCAGCTCATTACAAAGGAGCAAGCATGGCCACTGAATTACCCCGATATCCCAGTTACTTCTAGGGTCATTCTTGTCATTTTGAGGCAACTCCAAGAGCTCAACCTCACTGTCAGAGACAATGTCTTCCTCTCTGAACGTATAGATTACCTCATTCCATATTAATGCAAATTTGTAGGCCTCAACCTGGTTGGATTCAAGTTTCTTAAATGGCCGGCCGAGTCCATATCTCAGCTTCAATCGATGAATGGCATCCTTGATCTTGTTCTTAATATTACCTCTTGAATTCAAAAGCTGCTCCTCAGGCATAAGATTAAACTGGATAGCACTAGCAAAGAACTGAAATCTCAACCTCAACTGCTGCATATTCCGAATTTCACCCAAGTGATCAAACAACCCAACTGCTGCACCAACAAATGAAGAGTATATTGAATACCAAATCTGGATATCCATTAGGTAAATCAGAACAACTGGAAGCCACAACAGCCCAACTGCAAACCGATTACTGTTGTCAAAGAACTCATGCCACTCATAGGTAACATTTTTGAGATCCAGCAAAGCCCTTGTTGGAGCAATCATGGGTTTAATCTGCATGAAGTAACTAAAAACAAACTTTGTGGCAAGCACTGCAATCCAGAAAAGGCTGTACTTAACATTGTCAACAAGACCTTCCCGTAGCCCTCGACCCACAAAAGTCCTGCTTTGAAACCACCAGGAcagcaaataaaatattttccagTTTGTGTTCTCCAAAAAATTCCTAATCCATGGTATCAAGAATAAAGCAACGGCCAACAGCTCTGGAGCAAGAAAAGCCACCACAACCTCAAGAAAATTGACCATTCTCCTCTTTGTTGCACCACTATCCCAGTTACGATCACGATCTTTCTGATCCAAAATCCTCCCGTAAAAGACCCCAAACACCACAACCCACACAGCCGCAACCACAGTTTTCAAAACCATCCTCACCCCCAAAGACTTGGTCTCCCTTGAAACCAAGCTGTACTGCATTCCGAAATCCAACAGAGACTGTAAAAACCTCAGAGCGCTCCATGTTATAAACACAGTCAAGCACTTTCCCTGAACTTCTGTAGTTCTCAAAGACTGCCATGGATACTCCCTGCCTTCCCAGGCAACAATAATCGCCGCTTGAAGAAACAGAAACAACATAATCCACAACTTATCAAAGCTCCTAAACAAGTTCCAAAACGATCTCTGCTCCACGAACCCCGTCTTCCCTACCTTCTTCCCCTTATGTCCAGTCACGAAAAAATTACTCCCGAGATCAATTGGCCATTTCAGCTTATCAAAACACCTCTTACTCCAATAGTACTCATTTATATCGTCATAATTCCGCCACGCAGAATGTGGTGCTGTCCCATTCTTACTATTGTCCACCTCGGCTTTAATTGTATCATAAATTGGCTTCACAATTTTATTCAGATAAGCATTCTCCCCAGATACAGAGGGCAAAAACGGCCTCCCCGTGTTCTCATCAATATAATCCTCCAATATCTTATTCAACTCCATCGCCATATTGTGAAAAATATAACAGATACATTCAGGAACGAAGCGCAAGTTAGCCGACTCACCCCAAATCAGGAGATACAGAGACACGTAGAGAAGCTCCCTCCGGTTATCCGACGCCGCGTGGCGCGAGTGCGAGTCGGAGAGCCAGATGTTCGACTTGAGGTTGAGGTACGAGCACCAATTGGAGTAATTCCTAAGCAGAGAGCGGCGGAAGCGGCGGAGAACGGTCGGGTCGAGGGTGTCGATGTTGTCAGGCGGCGGGGAGAGGCGCATCTGAGCGTTGGAGAGGTGGAGCACGATGTGCTCCCTCTGGTTCTTCACGCTGGATGCCTGAAACCCGAAGAATAGGGCTAGCCAATCGAGGAGGTCGTAGTGAGACTTCCATGGTGCGAAAGGCGGCCGGCGGAGGTCGCCGACGGAGCGGAGTGCGGCGGCGGCCGCGCGGACCTCGGGGAAGCGGAGGGAGGGGTGGTCAGCGAGGAGATTGTGGACGGGGATGATGTTGTAAACCTCTTCTTCCTCGGCGCTCTGATTCATTGCTGCATTCGGGGAGATTTGAGGATTTCGGAAGGCACTGGCGGTGATTTTTGTGATGATATTGAGATTTGAACCGCGACCGCCGAGGTAGTAGCGGCGGCAGTGGCGGTGGAGTTTAGATTTGGGTGTTTTGGATGTCGAAAGTGGTGATTGAGAGGGCTAAGGTATTCAAATGGCAATGGCGGATGGAAATTTAGTGTGAGAGAGATGGGTTTTGATGGAGATGTCGATAGTACCTCTTGCTTCTATGGTTGTACCGTtgatttcaaacatttttcCCTTGTGT
This sequence is a window from Salvia splendens isolate huo1 chromosome 5, SspV2, whole genome shotgun sequence. Protein-coding genes within it:
- the LOC121804482 gene encoding callose synthase 12-like encodes the protein MNQSAEEEEVYNIIPVHNLLADHPSLRFPEVRAAAAALRSVGDLRRPPFAPWKSHYDLLDWLALFFGFQASSVKNQREHIVLHLSNAQMRLSPPPDNIDTLDPTVLRRFRRSLLRNYSNWCSYLNLKSNIWLSDSHSRHAASDNRRELLYVSLYLLIWGESANLRFVPECICYIFHNMAMELNKILEDYIDENTGRPFLPSVSGENAYLNKIVKPIYDTIKAEVDNSKNGTAPHSAWRNYDDINEYYWSKRCFDKLKWPIDLGSNFFVTGHKGKKVGKTGFVEQRSFWNLFRSFDKLWIMLFLFLQAAIIVAWEGREYPWQSLRTTEVQGKCLTVFITWSALRFLQSLLDFGMQYSLVSRETKSLGVRMVLKTVVAAVWVVVFGVFYGRILDQKDRDRNWDSGATKRRMVNFLEVVVAFLAPELLAVALFLIPWIRNFLENTNWKIFYLLSWWFQSRTFVGRGLREGLVDNVKYSLFWIAVLATKFVFSYFMQIKPMIAPTRALLDLKNVTYEWHEFFDNSNRFAVGLLWLPVVLIYLMDIQIWYSIYSSFVGAAVGLFDHLGEIRNMQQLRLRFQFFASAIQFNLMPEEQLLNSRGNIKNKIKDAIHRLKLRYGLGRPFKKLESNQVEAYKFALIWNEVIYTFREEDIVSDSEVELLELPQNDKNDPRSNWDIGVIQWPCLLLCNELLLALSQAKELIDAPDRWLWYKICKSEYRRCAVIEAYDSLKHFLPAIVKYDSEERSIIRTYFQEIDQFIQLEKFTKSYKLTALPKIYDKLVRLLDLIVKPDKNADKVVNALQALYEVAIRDFLKDPRNSDQLIADGLAPQRAVSGEALLFQSAVELPSASNETFYRRVRRLHTILTSHDSMQKVPENLEARRRIAFFSNSLFMNMPHAPQVEKMRAFSVLTPYYNEEVLFSKEQLRTENEDGISTLYYMQTIYASDWRNFIERMRREGMKSERELWNERLRDLRLWASYRGQTLTRTVRGMMYYYRALELLAFLDSASEVDMREGSQQLSSMRRNDEADRLSLDQSPSSRTLSRASSSVSLIYKGHERGTALMKFTYVVACQIYGSQKAKKDPHAEEILYLMKINEALRVAYVDEVQSGRDEKEYYSVLVKYDQKLKKEVELYRVKLPGPVKLGEGKPENQNHAIIFTRGDAVQTIDMNQDNYFEEALKMRNLLEEFKSYYGIRKPTILGVREHIFTGSVSSLAWFMSAQETSFVTLGQRVLANPLKVRMHYGHPDVFDRFWFLTRGGISKASRVINISEDIFAGFNCTLRGGNVTHHEYIQVGKGRDVGLNQISMFEAKVASGNGEQILSRDVYRLGHRLDFFRMLSFFYTTVGFFFNTMMILLTVYAFLWGRLYLALSGVEGAALSNANDNRALGTILNQQLIIQLGLFTALPMVVENSLEHGFLNSIWDFLTMQLQLSSVFYTFSMGTRGHYFGRTVLHGGAKYRATGRGFVVQHKSFAENYRLYARSHFVKAIELGLILTVYASYSPVAKDTLVYIALTVTSWFLVVSWILGPFIFNPLGFDWLKTVYDFDDFMNWIWFKGGVFAKSEQSWEKWWYEEQDHLRTTGLWGKILETILNLRFFFFQYGIVYHLGIAAGSKSIAVYMLSWIYVLVAFGFYWVISYAREKYAAKEHIYYRLVQFLVIIFGVVVIVALLQFTHFKFLDIFTSLLAFVPTGWGFICIAQTLRPFLEKTMLWDTALSVARMYDIMFGVIVMAPVALLSWLPGFQNMQTRILFNQAFSRGLHISQILAGKKPKADE